From a region of the Candidatus Zymogenaceae bacterium genome:
- a CDS encoding PAS domain S-box protein has translation MYIEELIKARSEIAEMEALEASILEAIPHAVIGLQDRRIIFVNQGVTSVFGWISDELIGKNTRLLYRTEKDYERIAGKLYSVLEKKPVASMEFPCVRKDGTKIECMINAARIGKKLKEKRVVITYEDITDRKRAVQELELSRQQLRKLSAHLQSIREKERTRIARELHDELGQLLTAMNTDIILLKNKLPAEQTVLSDRVHSLSSLVDLTMKTVKQIYMGLRPGMLDHLGLTAAIAWQAEEFSRRTGIDCKVSFSPEDIEIDPDLTTTVFRIFQETLTNVQRHAEATKVTVRLKTTNDRLELVVKDNGKGITHHQMEKPNSFGLLGIKERVYHWGGKEAIVGKSGRGTTITISIPLPKTGETS, from the coding sequence ATGTATATTGAAGAATTAATAAAGGCGCGCAGTGAAATCGCCGAGATGGAGGCATTAGAGGCATCCATCCTGGAAGCGATACCTCACGCCGTCATCGGGTTGCAGGACAGGAGGATTATTTTTGTCAATCAGGGGGTCACGTCTGTATTCGGCTGGATATCCGATGAACTGATCGGCAAAAACACCCGGCTTTTGTACCGAACGGAAAAGGACTATGAAAGGATCGCCGGTAAACTCTATTCCGTTCTCGAAAAGAAGCCTGTTGCCAGCATGGAGTTCCCCTGTGTACGGAAAGACGGTACGAAAATAGAGTGCATGATCAACGCTGCGCGAATCGGCAAAAAATTAAAAGAAAAACGAGTGGTTATTACATATGAGGATATTACGGACCGGAAACGTGCGGTACAAGAACTTGAGCTGTCAAGGCAGCAGCTGCGAAAATTATCGGCGCACCTTCAATCTATCCGGGAAAAAGAAAGAACCCGCATCGCACGTGAGTTGCACGATGAGTTGGGGCAGCTTCTGACGGCGATGAATACGGACATCATCCTGCTGAAAAACAAGCTCCCGGCCGAGCAGACGGTGCTGTCGGACAGAGTTCATAGCCTCTCCTCCCTCGTTGATCTGACAATGAAGACCGTCAAGCAGATTTATATGGGGTTGCGTCCGGGCATGCTCGATCATCTCGGCCTGACAGCGGCCATCGCCTGGCAAGCTGAGGAGTTTTCCAGACGCACCGGCATCGACTGTAAAGTATCCTTCAGTCCGGAAGATATAGAAATCGATCCGGATTTGACGACGACGGTATTTCGCATTTTTCAAGAAACCTTGACGAACGTGCAGCGTCACGCCGAGGCTACGAAAGTAACCGTCCGCCTGAAGACAACCAACGACCGTCTCGAGCTTGTTGTCAAGGATAACGGCAAGGGCATCACACATCATCAGATGGAAAAACCAAATTCATTTGGTTTGCTGGGAATAAAAGAACGGGTCTATCACTGGGGAGGAAAGGAGGCCATTGTCGGGAAAAGCGGACGGGGCACCACCATAACGATCAGCATCCCCTTGCCAAAGACAGGAGAAACATCATGA
- a CDS encoding response regulator transcription factor — translation MTGKKIKILIADDHPIVRAGFKQVLSETPDLVVEDEVGNGQEVLACIKKKQYDVVLLDISMPGKNGLEVLRELKAYCPKLPVLILSIYPEEQYAIRALRAGAAGYLTKESAPHELISAIRKISEGARYITASLGEKLANYLDTDITKLPHETLSDREHHVMQLIASGKTVSEIAEILHLSVKTISTYRSHILEKMKMKSNAEIILYAVKNKLIE, via the coding sequence ATGACAGGGAAAAAGATCAAGATTCTTATTGCCGACGATCACCCCATTGTCCGCGCAGGTTTCAAGCAGGTTCTTTCAGAGACGCCCGATCTCGTTGTTGAGGATGAAGTGGGAAACGGGCAGGAAGTCCTCGCATGTATTAAAAAGAAACAATACGATGTTGTACTGCTGGATATTTCAATGCCCGGAAAGAACGGCCTGGAAGTCCTCCGGGAGTTGAAAGCCTACTGTCCAAAACTCCCCGTGCTTATTCTCAGCATCTACCCCGAAGAGCAATATGCCATCCGGGCATTGCGGGCGGGAGCGGCCGGCTATCTGACAAAGGAAAGCGCACCCCATGAATTGATTTCCGCCATTCGGAAGATTTCCGAAGGCGCACGCTACATCACCGCGTCCCTTGGCGAAAAGCTGGCCAACTATCTGGACACGGACATAACGAAGTTGCCCCACGAAACCCTATCCGATCGCGAACATCACGTCATGCAGCTTATCGCATCCGGAAAGACCGTTTCGGAAATCGCCGAGATTCTGCATCTGAGCGTCAAAACCATCAGCACCTACCGCTCCCACATTTTGGAAAAGATGAAGATGAAAAGCAACGCCGAGATTATCCTGTATGCAGTGAAGAACAAACTGATAGAGTAA
- a CDS encoding DUF169 domain-containing protein: MDMTLHAEFTARWKKYFNKAELPMIFFYTDDIKDIKKAKTSSGHRCLISDLANVRKGTPLAFDEESVVCYGAKRYLGFSRTIMPNFEYFLSCGIPGEMEGERYKKSPEIVREIMENSREFTAPAKYIVFKRWDAVDDDDNPSVVVFFAVPDVLSGLFTLTGFDEVDNNRVFTPFAAGCGSIVSFPYLETESESPRAVIGMFDVSARPSVPKDTLSFAVPMKKFETMIANMDESFLITDSWRKVQRRIDR; the protein is encoded by the coding sequence ATGGATATGACCCTGCATGCGGAGTTCACCGCCCGATGGAAGAAGTACTTCAACAAAGCGGAGCTCCCGATGATCTTCTTCTATACCGACGACATCAAAGATATCAAAAAGGCCAAGACCTCTTCGGGACATCGATGCCTCATCTCCGACCTCGCCAATGTCAGGAAGGGCACGCCCCTGGCGTTCGATGAGGAATCCGTCGTCTGCTACGGAGCAAAGCGCTATCTCGGCTTCTCCCGCACGATCATGCCCAACTTCGAATATTTTCTGTCCTGCGGCATTCCCGGAGAGATGGAGGGGGAGCGATACAAAAAATCGCCGGAGATCGTCAGGGAGATAATGGAGAATTCCCGGGAGTTCACCGCCCCGGCGAAGTACATCGTCTTTAAACGGTGGGACGCCGTTGACGATGATGACAATCCTTCGGTGGTGGTATTTTTCGCGGTCCCCGATGTGCTCTCGGGGCTGTTTACGCTGACCGGCTTCGACGAGGTGGACAACAACAGGGTGTTTACCCCCTTCGCGGCGGGCTGCGGCTCCATCGTGTCCTTTCCATACCTGGAGACGGAGTCGGAGAGCCCCCGGGCGGTCATCGGCATGTTCGATGTTTCGGCCCGGCCCTCGGTTCCGAAAGATACCCTTTCGTTCGCGGTGCCCATGAAGAAATTTGAGACCATGATAGCGAACATGGACGAGAGCTTTCTGATCACCGACTCGTGGCGGAAGGTACAAAGGAGGATCGATCGGTAG